The Trachemys scripta elegans isolate TJP31775 chromosome 6, CAS_Tse_1.0, whole genome shotgun sequence genome includes a window with the following:
- the GADD45G gene encoding growth arrest and DNA damage-inducible protein GADD45 gamma — translation MTLEEIHGQEPVPESSDRMQGAGKALHELLVSAQRRGGLTAGVYESAKLMNVDPDKVAFCVLAAAEEDEGDIALQIHFTLIQAFCCDNDIDIVRLHDIPKLADIVGPSEESGEPRDLHCILITNPNEDAWKDPSLEKLNLFCEESRNVNDWVPTITLPE, via the exons ATGACTCTGGAGGAGATTCACGGACAGGAGCCAGTGCCCGAGAGCAGCGACAG GATGCAGGGCGCCGGCAAAGCCCTCCACGAGCTGCTGGTGTCGGCGCAGCGGCGCGGCGGCCTGACCGCCGGGGTCTACGAGTCGGCCAAGCTGATGAACGT CGATCCCGACAAGGTGGCGTTCTGCGTGCTGGCCGCGGCCGAGGAGGACGAGGGGGACATCGCCCTGCAGATCCACTTCACCCTCATCCAGGCCTTCTGCTGCGACAACGACATCGACATCGTCCGCCTGCACGACATCCCCAAGCTGGCCGACATCGTGGGGCCCAGCGAGGAGTCGGGGGAGCCCCGCGACCTGCACTGCATCCTCATCACG AATCCCAATGAGGATGCTTGGAAGGACCCATCTCTGGAAAAGTTGAATCTCTTTTGTGAGGAAAGCCGAAATGTCAATGATTGGGTGCCCACTATCACCCTGCCTGAGTGA